CCGTCCTGATAGGTGGCCTCGACGTCCTCCGCCTCAATGGTCCAGGGCAGGTAGACCTCCGTCTGGAAATCCCCGTACATAATTTCCATCTGTTGATAGGCGAGCTTGGAACCGCTGGCATGGTCGTCGCGCCGGCCGCTGATGGTCAGCGTGCGGCGGGAGAGCTGGATATGGAAATCCTCCTCCTTCATGCCGGCGATCTCCACTCGCACGACAATCGCATCGTCCGTCTCGTACACATCGGTGGGCGGACGCCAAACTTTTGCCTGATGGCTCACGGTCCAGGTAATCCTCCTTCCTACCAGCATGGCCCAATCTCCCTGCTCCTTCGAAATGGCCCTGCCTGCGATCCTGCAGGGCGAAACGTTTCAATGCCCAACGCCTCATGACGGCAAAGGTAGCGCGCCAATATG
This genomic window from Anaerolineae bacterium contains:
- a CDS encoding Hsp20/alpha crystallin family protein → MSHQAKVWRPPTDVYETDDAIVVRVEIAGMKEEDFHIQLSRRTLTISGRRDDHASGSKLAYQQMEIMYGDFQTEVYLPWTIEAEDVEATYQDGFLVVVLPKPKKRRVRVVDVNQAGNC